The Gemmatimonadaceae bacterium DNA segment GCTTACGGCCGCGCCCCGCGAGCTGGAGACCACGCCGCTCAGCGGCGCGGCGTAGTGCTCCGTGCGCTCTTCGGCGCAGCGGAGGGTGTCGTCGCGGAACGCGAAGTGCTGCCGGAGTCGACCGGTCTCGCCGTAGAACGTGACGCGGTAGCGCTCGATGCCTGAGGCCATCCGGTCAAACTCGAGCGAGGCGCCCTCCGCAGACATCCCTTCGAGCGAGTAGGTCTCGACAGCCACGCGCGTCGTGTCGTCGAGGAGCGCCAGGCAGCCTTCCGCGACGCGCTGCTCAGTCAACTCTTCCGCGCTCGCGGCGGGGTCGGGCGACGGGGTGCACGCAAGCCCGGCGAGCCAGGTAAGAATCGCGGCAGTGCGACGAGCCATGCGTTCCATCCTCCGCGCGTGTCCGGCTAACGTGTGCTTCTGCTGCAAGCGCTCCCGTAAAATGCGGTTGTGGGGCCGCTGCAATCCTTCCATAAAGTGAAGCAGCGGCCCCACAACCGCTACCGCACCCGCGCTTGACGGCAGCAAGCGTCGTTAGGCCGCGCGCGACCTTCTCTGCGCAGCGCCACTTGGGTCTATCGCTTCTTCCCGCCGACACCAGGCGCCGCCGTGATCTGCCGCATCCACGCGGCGATCTGGCGTGCGTCGAGTTCCTTCTCGGACCTGAGCTCTACACCACGCGTTGCCTTGCCCATCGCCACCGGGGTCACTGGCGGTACGGGCTTGAGAGAGACGCCGTTCACGAACATGAGCTTGACATGATTGACAAATCCTCCGCAACAAAAGCACCAACCGTCCCCAACGCCATAGTACGCCATGCCCCACTTCACTGCGCGTTGCAGGCCCGGGAGCGTCTTAGCCGCCAGCGCGTCGACTCGCTCCGCGATGTCGCGTTGCGGCTGCGGCAAGCTGGCGATGTACGCTAAGACCGGCGCGTCACCGTCCGCCGCCTTCGCGGGGCTGGCCTTGCCGGTGAGCATGGATTTCTTCAACGAGGGCGATTTACCAGATGCCGTCTTGCGCTTGGCCGCCTTCGGGGCGGAGACTGCGGCGCTCCTGCCTGTCTTCTTGGCGGGCATACTGTGCTCTCGCTCCTCAACGGCGGGGTCGGCCTAACGTGAGCTTCTGCTGCGGACACTCCAATAGAACGCGCGGGCGCAGCCCGCGCCATCCATACCGTGGCCGTCGGCAGCAAGCGTCGTTATCGCGCTTGCCGCGTTCGTCAGTCGATCCGAAACCGGAGGCGTTGGCGTCGCAGGCCTTCTCGGAGGAGCCGGATGCCCTTGGGCCCGACGCCGTGGAGCGCGGCGAGCTCAGGCTCGGACCAGCGCGCGAGCTGGGTCATGGTGCGGATGCCGGCATGGTGCAGCGCCCGCAGGACCGGCCCACCGACCCCGTGGGGGAATGCCTCTTCGTTCGGATGTGTCGTCGAGCGTGGCTTGGTCATGCGTCAATGCGTCGCGGTCGCGATAACGTGTGCTTCTGCTGCGAGCGCTCCCATAAAATGCGGTTGTGGGGCCTCGGCAAACCTTACAAAAGATGAAGCCGAGGCCCCACAACCGCTACACTAGCCGCGCTCGTCGGCAGCAAGCTTCGTTATAGCGCACGCGCCAATGTTTCCTGACGTTCAATGTGCAAACGCGAAGTCAGCGCGTCCGAGCGCATCACGATTCGGCGGAGTCATCATCGTCTCCATCATCGGGGAGTCCCTCAAAGTGTGCGAAGCGTCTCTTCGCGAGTGACTGTAGGCGCTCACTCTGCACAAGAAGAACTCGACGCAAGCCAGGTGCTACCTTTCTCTCGCTGATGATCTGCGCGAGACGGGCGAGCGTAGCGGCTCGACGAGCGATGCGGACGTCTGGATGGCTGCGAAGTGCGATGACGCTGTCGCTTACGATTCGTCCGCGGAACGACGCTGGCAACTTCGCCTTCTTTTGCGCTGCAGGGACCTTTTCGTTGAGCACCGCGCTGAACTCGGAGTTCTCGAGGACCTTGATGTACACGGTAGCTTCGAGTCGGTCGAGCAACTCCTTCACCGCTGGGTCGTTGGTCTTCTTGCCTTCGAGATCCGGAAGGGGATAGAGCTCAACCTCGTACACTTCGAAAGGATCGAGCACACTCATCGCCACAGCGTCAGTTCGCTGATTCGTTAGGTGCCTGCCGACGCGCCCGCTGAGCTTCTCGCGTGTCTGTCCGACGTAAATGGGCTCGCCGTCGTAGTCGTAGAACACGTAGACGCCAAACGTGTAGGAACCCAGTCGAACCTGCTTGCCTGAGATTGGATCCTTGACCTGTTGGTCAAGAAACGCCTTGAGGGCTTTGCGAAGCTCTGCTGTATCCAGTGGCGGATGCGAGACACTGTCGCTGATCGGAGCGCTGTTCTGAACGGGCTGCTTGCTCTTGCTTCCCATCTCACCCCACCGCCATGAGAGAACGAGTCAACAACGGCTTGAAGAGATTCCGTGCTAGGTGACGAACCACCGGGACCGCAACGCCGTCACCGGCGAGGTGATACGCGGCGTTGTAGTTGCTCGGAAGCTTGTACTTGTCCGGTAGTCCCATCAGCCGGGCTACTTCACGCGGCGACAAAAGTCGACTGCGAACCGACCTGCCTTCGACAACCAGTAGGGTTTGCCTGCTCGACCCACCGCCAGGCGTGCGCAGGCAGCCTGCGATACCGTCAAATCGCACTTCGGCACGCTGAATTTTCTCTCCGGTCGGAGCGACTCGAGTCCGACGGTAGATCGTGCCGACTTGACGTTGCCCGGATTTCATCGCGTCCTTCACTTTCGCCGCGTTGAGCGGCGACATCATTGCGAGCAGCTGAGCGGTCTTCTCTTCTGAATTCCACTCCACGCCGCTCGGGTTTTCCTCAATGATCTCAGAGAGACTCTTTCGAGCGCCTCGTGGCATCGGGACCTTCCACCAAATCCACTTCTGTTTCAGGTTGGACGGTAGCGACTCGAATGCGGCGACGACGGCCTGTGAATGCCAAGCGTTC contains these protein-coding regions:
- a CDS encoding DNA cytosine methyltransferase — encoded protein: MPEPTFTFLEFFAGAGMARLGLGADWKCLLANDIDRTKAAAYSSNFSPADELVLGDVGKLSANSITEDADLAWASFPCQDLSLAGNGAGLKGGRSGTFWSFWRIIAQLNEQERAPSVVALENVYGTLTSNRGRDFASIVGALVEEGYSVGAMVIDAVHFLPQSRPRLFIVGVHESANVPEELVSAAPVNAWHSQAVVAAFESLPSNLKQKWIWWKVPMPRGARKSLSEIIEENPSGVEWNSEEKTAQLLAMMSPLNAAKVKDAMKSGQRQVGTIYRRTRVAPTGEKIQRAEVRFDGIAGCLRTPGGGSSRQTLLVVEGRSVRSRLLSPREVARLMGLPDKYKLPSNYNAAYHLAGDGVAVPVVRHLARNLFKPLLTRSLMAVG
- a CDS encoding DUF1801 domain-containing protein produces the protein MPAKKTGRSAAVSAPKAAKRKTASGKSPSLKKSMLTGKASPAKAADGDAPVLAYIASLPQPQRDIAERVDALAAKTLPGLQRAVKWGMAYYGVGDGWCFCCGGFVNHVKLMFVNGVSLKPVPPVTPVAMGKATRGVELRSEKELDARQIAAWMRQITAAPGVGGKKR
- a CDS encoding GIY-YIG nuclease family protein codes for the protein MGSKSKQPVQNSAPISDSVSHPPLDTAELRKALKAFLDQQVKDPISGKQVRLGSYTFGVYVFYDYDGEPIYVGQTREKLSGRVGRHLTNQRTDAVAMSVLDPFEVYEVELYPLPDLEGKKTNDPAVKELLDRLEATVYIKVLENSEFSAVLNEKVPAAQKKAKLPASFRGRIVSDSVIALRSHPDVRIARRAATLARLAQIISERKVAPGLRRVLLVQSERLQSLAKRRFAHFEGLPDDGDDDDSAES